From the Lysinibacillus fusiformis genome, the window GGCACAACTTGCCTCAATTACAACTACCCATGAGTGAGAAAATGGGTAGTTTTTTATGTGGTAAGATGAACGGTTTAGTTCAAGCACTATAGCTTAATTTTTGTTGAAAGTATGATACAGTAATAGCAATATATTCATAGAGAGAAGGATAAGGAATGCGTAGAATAATGGGGTGGCGTTGGACCTTTTTTATTGGTGGCTTAATTGTGATGTCACTTGGCATCACGATGTCTATAAAAGGAAAAATTGTTGGGACAAGCCCGTGGGATGTTTTACATGTGGGTCTATTCCAAAATTTTGGTTTAAGTATTGGTACTTGGTCTATTGTAACAGGACTCTTTATAGTTGCTTCAACATCCATTGTGTTGCGTCAATGGCCAAAGATAGGCACTTGGCTCAATATGCTACTAATCGGCTCATTCATTGATGTATTTAACTGGATGTTGCCCTCAACGGATGTATATGGCTTACAAATTACATATTTTATTATTGGTTTATTTGTTTTGAGCTTTGGCTGTGGGATGT encodes:
- a CDS encoding YczE/YyaS/YitT family protein, which translates into the protein MRRIMGWRWTFFIGGLIVMSLGITMSIKGKIVGTSPWDVLHVGLFQNFGLSIGTWSIVTGLFIVASTSIVLRQWPKIGTWLNMLLIGSFIDVFNWMLPSTDVYGLQITYFIIGLFVLSFGCGMYIAPNMGAGPRDTLMMILVEKFGGSIKTARMGIEVLVTIVGWLLGGPVGVGTVLIALTSGYIVQYSLPYCRKILMKCIGHIEGMKPFY